DNA from Pseudomonas putida:
TTCTACCGCTCGCTGGGCATCCTCTTGCAGGGCGGCATCCCGATCCTTACCGCGATGAGCATGGCTCGCGGGCTGCTGGGCAGCGCTTCGGCGCAGGGCCTGGAGCAGGCCTGCCGCCGGGTGGGGGAAGGTTTGCCACTGTCCGATGCGCTGGAGCTGGGCCAATTGGTGACGCCGGTGTCCCTGCGCCTGCTGCGGGCGGGGGAACAGTCGGGGAACCTCGGAGAAATGCTCGAGCGCTGCGCCGATTTTCACGACCAGGAGATCGGCCGCTGGGTGGAATGGTTCGTGCGCTTGTTCGAGCCTTTGCTGATGACCTTCATCGGCCTGCTGATCGGGCTGATCGTGATCCTGATGTACATGCCGATCTTCGAGCTGGCCTCGAGCATTCACTAGCAATGGAAAGCGCTTTGCGGGCTCCACCGTTTGAGGACTTGGGGCTGCTTTGCAGCCCATCGCAGGCTCCCACCGGCATTGCGTCGCGCTTAAGACTTACGCAATCCCTGTGGGAGCGGGTTCACCCGCGAACACCGGCAAAGCCGGTGCCATCCACCGCGGAGTCTGCTTCGCGGCGATTCAACGACTCGATAAACCCCACAGGCATTGAGTAAGTCTTAAGCGCGACGCAATCCCGATTGGAGCCGGCGAAGCCTGGGATGGGCTGCGCAGCAGCCCCAGGCTCAATCAGTAGTCAAAGCGATCCACCGCCCGCCGCCGCTCGTTATCGTCACGCCGGTCATAGTTGGCGGTGGTCTGGATATTGGCGTGGTGCGCGAGCTTCTGGGCGATGGACAGGTCATGTTCTTCGATCACCCGAGTGATGAACGCCCGCCGAAAATCATGGGGCATGATCTTCACCCCCACCTGCGCCCCGCGCTGGCGGGCGATGTAGTAGATCGCATGCTTGGTGATGCGGGCCCGGGTGATGTGGTTGCCACGGCGAATGCGGTTGAACAGGAACACATCGTCGGCCTCTCCTGCCGGCAAGTGCTGGCGACGCAGGTCCAACCAGGCCTGTAGCCTCTCGAACGCCCAGACTGGGGCGTACTTGATCAGCTGGCGATTGCCCTTGCCCACCACGCGCAGGCTGCGCGCCTCGAAATCCACTTGGTCCAGATCGATGTCCACCGACTCGGACTTGCGCATGCCGGTGCCATATAGCAACGCGATGATCGCCGCGTCGCGTACGCCCTGGGGGCGTGGGTCTGCGGAGCAGACGTCCATCAATTCGCGTATCAGGCTGCGCCTTAGGTTGCGCCCCGCTGGCAACCTGCTGCCACCGGCGGGCTTGACCTCGCGGATGTGCAACAGTTTTTCATGGTCGATCAGCCCCTGGCGCCACGCTTCGTTCATCACACCGCGTACGGCATTGACGTACAGCGAAGACGTATTGGGGGCATAGCCGTCGGAGCGCAGCGCTGCCACCAGGGCCACCACATGACCTGGCTCTAGCCTGTGCCAGGGGACCTCGGCGATGTCGCAGTCGACAAACCCCAGGCGGTCGGCGGCGTCCTGGAGGATGTAGCGCATGGTCAGCTGGCTGGAGGGGGCCAGGCGAGCCAGGTACTGCAACAGTGGGTTATGCAAGAGATCGGACAAAACATGAATCCTGAAGCGGGTTATTCAGACTTTTTGGCAAGTCATGTCGACAACAAAACAAGGAGGTCAATACGACCCTACGCCGTGCCATCATCCTGACATACAAGGCATTTGCCGTTGGCACGGTTCGTGATAGTACCCGATTACCCCCTCCTGTTCGAACCAAGCACGCCCCAAGCTCGTGCAGCCCATCACCTCCCGTGCGCGCCAGGCCGTCTGGGCCCTGGGCTTTCGCCGATTCTGTTGCGCCCCCGGGGTGGATGGACTGCCAGTCTGAACTAGAGTGGTAGCCATGCCCTTCCACTGACGAGACCGCATGGCTTTCCACCGTCTTACCCGCACTCATCCTCGCCTGAGTATCGCCACGCTGACTGGCCTCGCTGGCGCCTGGCTGATTCCCGCCGACGATACCGTGCAGCGCATCCTTGCCGGTTGGAACCTGGGCGTCTGGCTCTACCTGGTGCTGGTGTTCTGGCTGACGTGGCGCGCCAAGGCCGACACTGTGCGCAAGGTGGCCCGTGTGGAAGACGAAAACGCAGGGCTGGTGCTGTTCACCGTGTGCTTCGCGGCCATTGCCAGCCTCGCCGCGGTCACGTTGCAATTGGCCGCCAGCCGAGGCCTGCAGGGGAGCGATCAGGCCTTGCACTATCTGTATACGGGTCTAACCGTGGCTGGCTCATGGCTGCTGATCGGCTGCATCTTCAGCCTGCATTACGCCCGCCTGTTCTACACTGCGGACCACCACGAGCCCCCGCTGCGTTTTCCCGATGGCGAGCGCGCGCCGGACTACTGGGACTTCCACTACTTCTCGTTCACCCTGAGCGTCGCCGTGCAGACCTCCGACATCGCCGTGGCCGGGCGCGGCATGCGTCGAGTGGTTCTGGCCCATTCGCTGGTGTGCTTCGTGTACAACACGGCGATCCTGGGCTTCACCATCAACATCGCCGCCGGATTGTTGGGCTGAAGCGCTGTGCACCGCTGGTCAGAAAAGCACCGTTCCAGGACCGTCGCCCGGAACCATCCCGACGGCCCGCTATCGCCCATGAAAAACGTTTGCCCTGGCCTTTGGACATTAGGTAGCAGGTTCCAGCCGGATGTGATGCGTATCAAGCAACCGTACATTTGTCATGCTTTGCGCAAGACACTGGCGTCACAGGTGCTATGGTTAGGATCCTACCGGCCGAATGAGCGGCCGATCACCGGGTCCAGGATCAGGACAAGGAGGCTGGCATGAACAAGATGACGTTCCCCAACGCCTGCCAGGTGATGCGCTGGCACTTCCATCCGTTGGGCTTCGAAGCCAGCATGGATGCGCCACGCAGCATGGTCGCCCGGCTGTTCGACCGCGCCACCGGCGAAACCTTGCTGGCGATCGCGGGCATCCCCTGCGCAGCGATCATGGCGGCTGCGGATGTAGAGCGGATCATCGAGGCCGTGGAGGCCGAAATGGACGCGTTCGACCCCTCGTGCGCCCTGCGCGATGCGGTGTAGTCAGAACTTCTCGGTCTGCTTCACAGCCTTCAGCCCCTCCATGAACTGTTCGGCCGGCATGGGCTGGCCGAGCAGATAGCCTTGCAGCGAATCACAACCCAGACGGGTCAGGAATTCCTGCTGGCGGCTCGTTTCTACCCCTTCTGCCACGATCCGCAGGCCCAGGGCCTGGCCCAGGGCGACGATCGCCGAGACGATCGCCGCATCGTCGCTGTCCTGCTCCAGATCACGGACAAAACCTCGGTCGATCTTGAGTTCGTTCGCCGGCAGGCGCTTCAAGTACATCAGACTTGAGTAACCGGTCCCGAAATCATCGATGGACAGGTCCACGCCCATATCGGAAAGCTTCTGCAGCACGGTCAGGCTGGCATCGGCATCGCGCATGGCCGTGGTCTCGGTGATCTCCAGCGTCAGGCGGTTGGCCGGCAATTGGTTGCTCGCCAGCGCGCGGGCCACGCTGTCGACCAGGCCGGCGTGACAGAACTGGATCGCTGACAGGTTCACCGCGATACGCCAGTCGTCATGCCCCTGTTCGAGCCAGTGGCGCATCTGCCGGCAGGCCTCGCCCAACACCCATTCGCCGATGGGGATGATCAGCCCGGTCTTCTCGGCAAGGCCGATGAACCGGTCCGGCAACAGCAGCCCGTGCTGCGGATGCTCCCAGCGCAGCAACGCCTCGGCGCCGATCGGCTGGCGAGCGAGCGCATCGAACTTGGGCTGGTAGTGCAAGCGGAACTGGCCATGCTCCAAGGCCGCACGCAGGTCCTGGAGCAGTTGCAACTGCTGGCGTGCGTTGCTGTTCATCGAAACATCGAAGAAGCTGTAGCCGTTCTTGCCGGCGCTTTTTGCGTGATACATGGCCGCATCGGCGTTGCGCAGCAGTTCCTGCTGGTCCAGGCCGTTGCCCGGGTAGAGCACGATCCCCAGGCTCGCCGAGAGCTGCAGGTCATGATCAGCCACCCGGTATGGCCGGGCGACCAGGTTGACCTGTTTGACGGCCACCTCCATGGCATCGGCCGGTTCCTGTAGTTCCACCAGCAGGACGAACTCGTCGCCGCCGATGCGCGCCAGGGTGTCCTGGCTGTGCAGATGCCCCCGCAGACGGGCCGCCACCGCCTTGAGCAGCAGGTCGCCCACATGATGGCCGAAGGCATCGTTGACGGGCTTGAAGCCGTCCAGATCGATGAACATCAGCGCGAAGCATCCGCCCTGCTCCGCCACCTTGCTGATGGCCTGGTCGATGCGCTCGGCCAACAGGGTGCGGTTGGGCAGGCCGGTCAGGGTGTCGTGCAGAGCAAGCTGAGTCAGCTCCTGGTTGGCCAGGGTCAAGGAGTGTGCAAGCTCCGAGGTGCGCGCCTCCAGGCGAGCATCGAGCACCGAAGTGAGCAGGGCCACCGCCAGCACCGCCAGGGTGGTGATCAACACCACTGAATCCAGGCCATCGCCGCGCAGGCCGTTGGCCAAGGCACCGCAGAAGCTGCCCTCGGGGAAATTGGCCGCCGCCATGCCGGTGTAGTGCATGCCAACGATGGCACCCCCCATCACCACTGCGGCCGCCCCGCGAATATGCCGCACATAGGGGGTGTGCTGACGCAGGCGGAACGCGATCCATAGGGCCGCCGCCGAGGCCCCTACGGCGATGGCCAGGGAGGCGCCGAACAGGGTCGGGTCGTAATCGATGCCAGGCACCATCTGCAGCGCAGCCATGCCGGTGTAGTGCATGCTGGCGATGCCGCCGCCCATGACCAGCGCCCCGAACCCCAGCTGCAGCAGCGGCAGGCTCGGCTGACTCACCAGCCACAGCGCGAAGCCCGACGACAACACCGCGATCAGCAGCGACAGCGCGGTGAGCGTCCAGTCATAACCCAGCTCGATCGGCAGGCTGAAAGCGAGCATGCCGATGAAATGCATCGACCAGATCCCAATGCCCAGGGCAAAGGCCCCGCCCCCCATCCACAGGTAAGCCGCGCGCCCCTTGGACGTGGCAATCCGGCCGGTGAGGTCCAGAGCGGTGTAGGAGGCAAGAATGGCGACGCACAGCGAGATCAACACCAGCGCGGAGGAGTAGCTACCGATCAGCATTTGGATTCCAGCAAAGGGGCTGAACAAGGGCCCGAAAAGCTGATTATTGTACTCAAGCGTTGGTGAAACGCACGGGCTTTTTGAGAATGGAAACGGTCCACCAAACCACTGCGCAGCCCCCTGCAGGGCTGCGCGGTCGCTGGCTTCAAGCCGTATCGTTTTCGTCTTCCGAGACCGTGAACCAGGGGTAGTACTGCGTGCGTCGCTCATAGCCCGCTGCAGTGATCACGCGACAAACTCGCCCCGTGGCATCGTACAGATGGGTGTCGGCATAAAGCCCGTCAGTCGTGCGCTGATCGTCCACCGGGCGCCAGTCGTTCAGGTAGAACGGTAGCCACGTGCGCACCGGCTGGCCTTTGTTGTCGTACTCGGTCTTCCCGCTCACCGCCCAACGTACGACGGCGTGGGCGATGACAGCCTTGCCCCCCTCATCCACCTCCAGCTCGCCCTCGTCAGTGCGGACCAGTGCATCGCCTGGTGCATGCAGTACCGCAGTCTGCAACGCGCGCCCGCCTCCATCGCTGTAGGTCACGCTGATGCGCACCTGCTGGTCTGGGTCGCCGTCGTAGCGGTCGGTCAGCAGGTTGATGATGTGTGGCGGCTCGCGTCCTTCGTTCAGATCGAGCTTTAGCCCATGCGTCCGGGCAAAACGCCTGTACGCCAGCTCGCCGACGCGCCCCGATTGGATACGCCCGTGCGCGTCGCGCCCAGGCGGCATCCAGCTGTCGGTCACCAACAGATGGGCCGTATGGACAGGCACTTCGCCGCCCTTGAGCGACAGCATGGCCGCCATCGATTTGGGCACATCGAAAGCCTGGGTGGGGTGATAACCCGCCATTTCGCCATTCTCGGTGCCATGGAATCGGCTCTGGACCACTCGCCCCAGCGCATCGAATGCCACCGATAGCACATTGTCGTTCGGGTCGATGAGCGACATCACCGTCATGAAACGCCAGTCATGGCTGAAGCGCGTGCACAAACCCGCTGCGTCAGTCACCTGCTGCACGGCCAGCCCATGAGGCGTCCATTGCACGACCGTTTCCCCCGTCAATTCGCTGTCCCGCGCACCGACCAGCCGATAGAACCCTTCGGCGCCGGTGTAACGTGCCAGCCCGTGACGAGCGAGGTAGACACGCTTGCCGTCCTCCGGTAGCTCACTGGCACGGTAGCCACCCTGTTTTAACAAACGCTCCAGCTCCGCCTCGGGAACATGGCCTTCGAAGGCCGCCAGCGACGCCTGCTCCAGCAGGGCCGTCTCGGTGTAGGCCACCAGTGCCTGACGCACCGGCACCTCCACGGGGTCCCCCGCCATGTCACACCACTGCACACGGCTGTAACCGCCCAGCGTGGCGTCGTCCAAACGCGCAAGCGGGCCCTGTGCGGCCAGCAGACTCTCCACGGTGAAGCCACCCTCAGGCACCTGTGCTGACTCCAGATGCAGCACGTCCGTGCGCCCTCCTTCGCTCAGGCCCGTCAGGTGAATGTGCCCGGCATGCAAGTTGCGCACACGCTGACGCGACAGCGTCAGCCATACCGCGTTCTGCTGCGCGTCGCGAGAAGCCGCTTCGAGGCCCTCAGGCAATGTGTCCGGGTAAGGCGATGGCGTGACGGCATCCCGTCGCGGGTAGCGGATGTCCACGCTTTTAAGGACGCTGCCATACAGGTCCTGCTCCAGGATGACCCTCTGCGAGACCACCGGATCCTGGGCGATCCGCTCGGTGGTCAGCGTCAGGCTCTCTACCGGCGTCACCAGCGCCGCCGGCTTTGCAGGGTGCGCCGTCTCATAGGCGCGCACCTGCCAGCGCTGGCGGGTGATGCTGTAGGGCACATCCGCCCGATCGCTGCCATCCAGACCATAGGTTTCCGTCCGCACCGGCATACCTTTCAGCGCGCGCAGCAACCAGCGCCGCGCCTCACCCTCCGGCGCGTAGGGGACTTCCTGGCCATCGGCCTGCAGTTGGGTGATACGCAGCGGGCTGACGGCAAAATCCGACTCCGCCGAGCCCGACCCCGCAAAAATGCCCTCCAGGGTCGCGTCATGAGCCTCGATTCCACTGAGGAACCAGGTGCGGACCTGAGCAGGTGGCGAACGCTCCGGCGCGGTGCCCTGGGCGTCAACCAGCGTGTCGGTCTGGATCAGACGGGTAAACCCGCGAAACTCACGCTCGATACCGTCCCAGATGCCGCGCAGGTACGTCATGCCACTGACCGTGCGCAAGCCGCTGATGTCATCGACCATGATCACTCGGCTGAGCATGTGCACCGGAAACGGCAGCAGGCTCACCGCCGGTTTGCCTTGCGCCTTCAGAACGGCCTTTTCATCCAGCCAGCCCTGGGCCGAACTGCGGTAGTCGAACAAGGTACGGCTACCGGTATTGGTGCAGACCTGAGCCAGCAACCAGGGGCGCCTGTCATTGAAGCGGTAGGTCCAGGTGCGCGGCGCCATGTGCGCCAACGTCAACACGAGTTCTGCGGTCCCTTGGCCACGCAGGTCCGTCACCTGCAGTACACAGGTGTCATCCAGCACCACGCCCTCGGGGGCCGGCACCGCTGCACGCTCCACGAAACGATTGCCCGATTCGCTCACGAACACCCGCACACGGTCGGCTTCCAGGTAGAGGATGTCAGTGGTGCCGCTGCCATCTGTATCGCCCAGAAGCACCCGCGAAGCCCTGAAGTCCTCGACGGCAAACCCGCTGATGCCGATCGCCTCGCCAAAGCGGCCATGGCCGAGTGATGGCCAATAGGTAACGCGTTCCCCCGTGATCTCCACCAAATGCTGTTGACCACTGCCGACCAGGTCGGCAAACGCCACCAGCCGGTCTTCACCACCCTCCACGGGCAACGGCGTCTTGCCCAGGTAAGCGGTTTCGACAGACTGTCGCCAGCCTTCGCTGGCCGCGCTGGCCCATAGGCGCACACTTCGCGGCCCGATCATGGCCACATCCAGCAAACCATCGCCGGTCAGGTCGACCCGTTGGGCACTGGGATGCAACAGCTCCGTGGGCAAGGCCTGGAGCGGGATGAAACGGCTCCATTGGCCATCTGGCGACAAGGTGAAGTGGCCATGCAAGCCTGGCTGAGCGACCAGCCATTCAGGACGGCCATCGCCGTCCAGGTCGGTCAAGGTCCCGCTCTCCAGCGCAGGAGCGAAAGGCAGCGGCTGGGGTTCGCCCCACGTCACTGCATCGATCTCGTCACTGTCCTTGCGTTCCGGCGCACGGTATCGCCACGCGCCCTGCTCTTGGTACAGCAGCCCTGCCAGTCCCTCGCCATGCAGGTCGGCCATCTGCCAGCGTGGCGGGCTGAAACCGTCGAGATCCGGCAGCGCTTCCCAGCTAGCGGCTTCCCGGCCTGGGCGGCTCAATTCGAACTCCATCGGTGGCAGGATCAGCGGCGTGCCGTCCGGTTCATACGCCACCTGCTGCGCAGACTCCAGCACGGTGGCCACGGGTGACTGCTGGTGTGTCAGGTGCAGGCGCGAGACCAGCACAGGCGTCGAGTCTTTCTCGCCGGCCATCATCGCGGTGCGGTGCCAGAGCAGCACGTCCCGGCACAGGCGACGCATGCGCACGTTGAAACCCCAGCGCCAGAAACCAAAGCGGTCCAGGCGAGCCGGCCAGCGTGCACTGGTCTGGAACGGTGGAGGCTCATCCACAGGCGTGTCGCGCTCGCCATAATCGAGCAGCATCACGCTCATGAAGTCTTCAGGGCGAAATGCCCCTTCCGGTACCAGTAGCGCCTGCGACGGCGTCGCGTTCAAGGCATGCACGCCGGCCAGGTATACGTTCGCCGCACGTGAATGGGCGGCCAGCTCCTGAGCGTCGCAGTTGGCATCGTCCTCGGTACGGTAGGTGTATACCAGGTGCTCGCCCTTGGCGCTGACCGTCTCTTCGGGGTACCACGTGGCTACGTGCGAAGGGTCGTCCGGGTCGCTCAAACGGGCGCTGGCAGACCAGCCGAGCAACGTCAGGCTGCCGTCCGCGTGGTAGTGCAGCCAGAAGCCGGGAGCGTCCGGTGTGGCATCGGCGCGCCAATGCTCAAGGCGTTCGCCGCGCCCGCCGCTTCGCGACACCCACGGCGTGACGGTGTGCGGGGCGTTGACGGTGGAAAAGGGCAACGTGCTCTCGGTACGCGAGCCAGCGTTGTCACGCAGGATCTCCTCGCCGTCAGGGCCGGCCAAACGGTCGCAGTCGGTATACCGCGGGATGCCGAAACGGCTCATGCGCGACACCACGGGCAGTGAGCAGATCCAGCCGGCGCCAAAAGCATCGTTGCCGCCACCTGAGCTGTAGTTCAGCGCC
Protein-coding regions in this window:
- a CDS encoding putative bifunctional diguanylate cyclase/phosphodiesterase, producing the protein MLIGSYSSALVLISLCVAILASYTALDLTGRIATSKGRAAYLWMGGGAFALGIGIWSMHFIGMLAFSLPIELGYDWTLTALSLLIAVLSSGFALWLVSQPSLPLLQLGFGALVMGGGIASMHYTGMAALQMVPGIDYDPTLFGASLAIAVGASAAALWIAFRLRQHTPYVRHIRGAAAVVMGGAIVGMHYTGMAAANFPEGSFCGALANGLRGDGLDSVVLITTLAVLAVALLTSVLDARLEARTSELAHSLTLANQELTQLALHDTLTGLPNRTLLAERIDQAISKVAEQGGCFALMFIDLDGFKPVNDAFGHHVGDLLLKAVAARLRGHLHSQDTLARIGGDEFVLLVELQEPADAMEVAVKQVNLVARPYRVADHDLQLSASLGIVLYPGNGLDQQELLRNADAAMYHAKSAGKNGYSFFDVSMNSNARQQLQLLQDLRAALEHGQFRLHYQPKFDALARQPIGAEALLRWEHPQHGLLLPDRFIGLAEKTGLIIPIGEWVLGEACRQMRHWLEQGHDDWRIAVNLSAIQFCHAGLVDSVARALASNQLPANRLTLEITETTAMRDADASLTVLQKLSDMGVDLSIDDFGTGYSSLMYLKRLPANELKIDRGFVRDLEQDSDDAAIVSAIVALGQALGLRIVAEGVETSRQQEFLTRLGCDSLQGYLLGQPMPAEQFMEGLKAVKQTEKF
- a CDS encoding site-specific integrase, which produces MSDLLHNPLLQYLARLAPSSQLTMRYILQDAADRLGFVDCDIAEVPWHRLEPGHVVALVAALRSDGYAPNTSSLYVNAVRGVMNEAWRQGLIDHEKLLHIREVKPAGGSRLPAGRNLRRSLIRELMDVCSADPRPQGVRDAAIIALLYGTGMRKSESVDIDLDQVDFEARSLRVVGKGNRQLIKYAPVWAFERLQAWLDLRRQHLPAGEADDVFLFNRIRRGNHITRARITKHAIYYIARQRGAQVGVKIMPHDFRRAFITRVIEEHDLSIAQKLAHHANIQTTANYDRRDDNERRRAVDRFDY
- a CDS encoding DUF1345 domain-containing protein, producing MAFHRLTRTHPRLSIATLTGLAGAWLIPADDTVQRILAGWNLGVWLYLVLVFWLTWRAKADTVRKVARVEDENAGLVLFTVCFAAIASLAAVTLQLAASRGLQGSDQALHYLYTGLTVAGSWLLIGCIFSLHYARLFYTADHHEPPLRFPDGERAPDYWDFHYFSFTLSVAVQTSDIAVAGRGMRRVVLAHSLVCFVYNTAILGFTINIAAGLLG
- a CDS encoding SpvB/TcaC N-terminal domain-containing protein, coding for MPDSSSTSADTRRDPLFTPPSLPKGGGTVSVGGGMLSVGSADGAAGWSLPLPLPSGRELSPELALNYSSGGGNDAFGAGWICSLPVVSRMSRFGIPRYTDCDRLAGPDGEEILRDNAGSRTESTLPFSTVNAPHTVTPWVSRSGGRGERLEHWRADATPDAPGFWLHYHADGSLTLLGWSASARLSDPDDPSHVATWYPEETVSAKGEHLVYTYRTEDDANCDAQELAAHSRAANVYLAGVHALNATPSQALLVPEGAFRPEDFMSVMLLDYGERDTPVDEPPPFQTSARWPARLDRFGFWRWGFNVRMRRLCRDVLLWHRTAMMAGEKDSTPVLVSRLHLTHQQSPVATVLESAQQVAYEPDGTPLILPPMEFELSRPGREAASWEALPDLDGFSPPRWQMADLHGEGLAGLLYQEQGAWRYRAPERKDSDEIDAVTWGEPQPLPFAPALESGTLTDLDGDGRPEWLVAQPGLHGHFTLSPDGQWSRFIPLQALPTELLHPSAQRVDLTGDGLLDVAMIGPRSVRLWASAASEGWRQSVETAYLGKTPLPVEGGEDRLVAFADLVGSGQQHLVEITGERVTYWPSLGHGRFGEAIGISGFAVEDFRASRVLLGDTDGSGTTDILYLEADRVRVFVSESGNRFVERAAVPAPEGVVLDDTCVLQVTDLRGQGTAELVLTLAHMAPRTWTYRFNDRRPWLLAQVCTNTGSRTLFDYRSSAQGWLDEKAVLKAQGKPAVSLLPFPVHMLSRVIMVDDISGLRTVSGMTYLRGIWDGIEREFRGFTRLIQTDTLVDAQGTAPERSPPAQVRTWFLSGIEAHDATLEGIFAGSGSAESDFAVSPLRITQLQADGQEVPYAPEGEARRWLLRALKGMPVRTETYGLDGSDRADVPYSITRQRWQVRAYETAHPAKPAALVTPVESLTLTTERIAQDPVVSQRVILEQDLYGSVLKSVDIRYPRRDAVTPSPYPDTLPEGLEAASRDAQQNAVWLTLSRQRVRNLHAGHIHLTGLSEGGRTDVLHLESAQVPEGGFTVESLLAAQGPLARLDDATLGGYSRVQWCDMAGDPVEVPVRQALVAYTETALLEQASLAAFEGHVPEAELERLLKQGGYRASELPEDGKRVYLARHGLARYTGAEGFYRLVGARDSELTGETVVQWTPHGLAVQQVTDAAGLCTRFSHDWRFMTVMSLIDPNDNVLSVAFDALGRVVQSRFHGTENGEMAGYHPTQAFDVPKSMAAMLSLKGGEVPVHTAHLLVTDSWMPPGRDAHGRIQSGRVGELAYRRFARTHGLKLDLNEGREPPHIINLLTDRYDGDPDQQVRISVTYSDGGGRALQTAVLHAPGDALVRTDEGELEVDEGGKAVIAHAVVRWAVSGKTEYDNKGQPVRTWLPFYLNDWRPVDDQRTTDGLYADTHLYDATGRVCRVITAAGYERRTQYYPWFTVSEDENDTA
- a CDS encoding DUF1652 domain-containing protein, with translation MNKMTFPNACQVMRWHFHPLGFEASMDAPRSMVARLFDRATGETLLAIAGIPCAAIMAAADVERIIEAVEAEMDAFDPSCALRDAV